GTAAAGGAGAGTTGGTATGGAAACGAAAATGATCTGTAGCACCCAGAAGCGCACGTGAGAGATGGGGAACGACTTGTCGTAACAGACGTTCTCACAGCCGGGCTGCTGCGTGTTGCACTTGAAGGCCGACTGTTCGTCACCCCACGCGGATTCCACCGCCGTTCCCAGCACCAGTATCCGGAAGATGAAGAGGACAGAGAGCCAGACCTTGCCTCCCGCTGTGGAGTACGCCTGGACCTTGTCAAGAAGTTTCCCTAAAGCACTCCAGTCGCCCATGATGAAAAAGGTTGCTCTGTAGGCTACACACAGGAAGACGGCTAGATTAACAGCCTAGAACAGTAAATACTCTGTAGGCTACCCCTACTGTTTAAACTTTATAAGTCCccaaatattttcctttcttccacatTTAGGAAGAAATTACTATGAAAGAAAACCGACCTGTATCTTTCAGGCATGGGCCTAATGCCTTAAAATATTACTGAACAAATCGTTTAATAACTGAATGTTTTGGCTAGCCTACATTAGCCTACGTCTAAAGTCTCAGCTCAGAAACAGCTGGAAGTTCCAAATGTGCCATCCAGATGTGAGGACCAGTCCAGCGTTTGTACAACAAACTAGACAAAATACTTACATATAACGATAACAGTGTTGTACACGTAGCCTACACTGCCGAAACGGAAGGGAAAACAACATGTTGGTGAAGTTtcattggattttttttgtttcttaaaACGTTCAAGTTTAACATTCTCATCAGTTCACAGAATTATGTAGCCTACACAATGGACATTTCCACTCACCATCACAGTACATATGCACTGCTATAAACGGTTTTAGCCAGCAGATCATACTAAAGCAACGGTGACGTTTCTGAGAAACTTTTTTGCCACTTACCTGAAGCGTTTAAGTCAGTGGTCGCGTTTGAAATCTTCAAACACTAGGCCTATTAGACACAGACGATGACTTTTCAAAATAAAGACATAAATCTTCAATACACTTTCACATTGCCCATTTTTCATCTTTCCTTCACGAGGAAAGTTTTAGGTCATCTGATTCCTTATCCAGCCTGCATGACTCCGTGCCTTGATACATCCCATTTTTCTCCCCTCAAAAGATATTTAGGAATGTGAGCATCACATGGGCGATATATCGCCACCTGGCGCAACATTTAAGAAGTGAAGTAAAATCTCCAATGGATGCTGGACACTGGCGGGAGAAAATGAGGATccaattatattatattattattttataaataaCACCCAAGATCATTTAAAATATGCTACCGAAAATAAAGAAAACCTATTACTAAAACTTAAGTTGTATTGATAACACTTGTTTATGCGGTATGTTATTATATAGTGCATACAGTATCCTGATCAAAAATACTTTTTGTTTGAAActtaacaaaacatttttacagtgtgtcttttaaaaaaaatcacataatATGGTCGTAAGTATGCTGGCTCTCCTTTGGAAGCCTCACAGCTGTTAATGATCGatcatttaaattatttttcaccattcattatttcagtgttattattgtttttaacagtcatttttttttatcaaataaTGCCAGAATAGGTGTTATGGCTCCCATGGGGAAACCTTACACAGCTGATCGGTCTGGGCTGTCCGAAATGCATAGCAGGACAGAGGTCGGTTCCTGACCTCAACCAGTGgaaaccacaaaaaaacacaaagggaAGCAGCCATCATGAGTTACAGAGGGAAAGTTATTTATTCCAATCAGGGCATCTTTTAACAAACACATCATTTGTTGCATCCGAAAAGACTATGATTTCTGGAAAAACAGAGGGAAATTGAGGTGGATTAGCACCACTAACATACTGTATTATATACATGTCCGGTCCAGTCACAGATCTTTGACAGTGAGACAAGAACTAGTCCATAAATAGCAAGTAAACGGCATTGTTAGTCTGGCAGATAATCATTAGATACTTGTATGACCTTCATTATTGTGTCCTCCAACAGAAGACTTCACTTCCGGGGTGTCATGGAGGAACGTAGGGGGAGGATTCCTTCAACCCAGTCGTTTGGCTTTGATAACATTCGCTCCCAGATTTCAACCTCCTGGTTCACAGAGTCCATCCAGTCCACTTTTTTGCCGTAGCTCTCTCCTGAATCAGAAAACAATTCATCGATAGATCAGGAAAAATACCTCAGAGATAtcgtgagagagaaaaagagagagtaatgtGCAAAATGTAGCTGATTAAAGTGATAAGACTTGCACAGCATCAGAGATTCGTTCAtttgtgttagggttagggttgaaTTCCGATACTAAGATAGAGACTGAGGACTCTTAGGaaactaaatacaaaacaaaaaagaaaactcaaCTGCTCTCACACTGGGGAAAATATCCTggcaattattattatgaaactAGTCACCCTGAGAAATAACTAGCTGATTTTGTATTTCCCTCTTACTGTGCTCAATAAATCGGCCAACATTGGAGACCTATTAAAGCCTTTAATTGCAATGATGGAGGAACCTGTGCTAATAAAATGGCGATGGTGTAGAGAGGTATGGATAGAGTTGCTGCAGCACAAATTGTTCTTTTGTACGGACAAAAAAGTAGTGTTGGGGTACTCTGGAGAGGAGGGTTTTCTCAGGGCTGATCAGTTTAGAGGGAGGTGGGTTAGCTTGGCTCCATGGCAAGtgagttttttgtgtttgtttttctcttttgttttcaggCAGCTAATCACCTGTAGCCACACCAGGAGAAGAGACTCACACGCCCTTGCATTCACACAAACCACATGAGGATACCAGGAGCAAGAAGCACCAGCCAGTACTTTAtgaataagataaaaaaaaaatacccccccccccccacccacccccaaaaaACACTACTAAACCAAACCGAAAATAATATAACTGTGCAGGCCCTCTGTGCATGTCAAGACTAATGGGGGACGCAggatgatggagataatttcccagcactgttaatgacttaagaatatattaatcaagtgccttgtattaatatattccttgtatgaatcatgtgcttatgaaagcaggaacatggcttttctgtgtgcgtgtgtaacttagattattaggtgccacttagtctgcatatgtacaagagcatgtttagaccagaggtgataagaagggtcgaactgtgcttcttccgaccttgcaaaacttccatctttgcctcggacgtcagaaatccaccacatggttatccctgctgaacgctcaacttgtgtctatataaaccttgtgcgatgtgttcatcatggcttcactttcagccttgtgctgggagtgagcccgattgcaattgttgtttgtctaataaatatatagTACTTATAttcagctccggagtcctgaggtaactagggtgaattttcacctaacacaggAGAAGGCCATCCTTTggtgagaaagaaagtaagactCATCTCTCTCGGGGGGTTTGTCATATGTGTTGGGTTTGTTTTGTCTTACATGTTGGGTTTGTTTTGTCTTACattacatacacgcacacacacacccacatcttaGCTACTGCCCTGCTTTCCATCACTTGAGTACATCTTCTGTTTAACGAGTGTAGATTGGTATGTAacgtcaaacacacagaatggacagctagaggaccgtgggGAGCCATTTGCTAAATTTACCTAAGCATATATTGTCTAGGATTGCAGATTGCACCTTTAAACATCCTAACCAATATTTAAATCGATACATGCCTTGTTCTTTTGCATGGATGAATAAGTACAGTGTTTGAGCACTCCTGGAAAGGAGCTTGGCTCCATGGCAAGTGggattttttgtgtgtttgtttatctctaAGCATCCTAACTAACTTTTAAATCGATACCTGCCTACACCTGGAGAAACAGTGAAAACACCCGTACCTGTGCCCGAGCAGATTCGCACCCCTCCCAGGAACTGATTGGAGAGTTTGTGGTGGTCCCACACAGTCAGCTCGCAGCAGGCCTCGCGCACCTCGCCCGCCCTGAAGCCGTCGAACACCATGGCGTGGTTGTACACGGGGCTCTGAGACTTCTTCACCACTCTGGTCTTCTGACGACTCTTCTTACTCGTGTCTGGTAACATGTAACTAGGGAAGGAGGCACCAGAGGTGTAGCAGATCAGATTtggagagcaaaaaaaaaaatctactatATGTGAGACCCCTTTAAATGTGCCAGATTCATTCACTACCTGCCTAAAAATCTTTGCCTGATTTTGGAAGCATTTTAGTAGTCTGTATACATGAACACTAAAAAGAGAACACTGTTGAACCTTTAAGTCAATAAAGAACCCACCGCAGGAGTGATTCTATGTGGACTAGAGAAAGTGTCGCTTATACCAGGAATGTAGCCTTCTGAGCTTTAACTCCAAGCTATAAAGTGACTACAAGGTTTGCATAATACAAATCCACTCTAGAGTCTAAGAAAGATGATTAAGTTGAAGTTTTCCAAAAACAATTACCACTTCACAAAGGAGTCCACACTGTGGGACTTCAGCTGACAGAGATCTTTAGCTTCTTTCAACCACACGTGGATTTCTCCTGTGGCCGGTTTGGAGCCGCCTGGAACCACAAAAGAGATGTTAAGAGGACAGACCATGACATATTTGCATCAGGCCTAATCAAGCACATGTTAAATAAGTTAGTTAGGTGGGTTTTTAATCATTTGGGAGTACCTGTTGCCACTGCGGGTATATATTTCAGTGCGACAAACAAGGTTCCACGATAGTCCTGAGATTCCATCCCCTCACCACCCTTCAggtaaaaacataaataaaaatatgtaaaaaataatatattaaataatttaCAGATTGTAACCATTAACACAAAATTATTAACTTTGTGTGGCAATCATGGACAACTGAACTATGAGTTCAAAAGGACTTAACCGTTGGTATGAGTTAATGGTGTGGCAAGGCTTGCTCTGTTTACCTTGGGCTGTAGATTGTACCAGGTCAGAGCCTCATGGCCCCAGTCCCAGGTCTTTAGGCTCAGCTCCACCTGCCCCAGAAAGACGTTTCGGCCCCTGGAGTCATGGTGCCAGATAGACAGGTTCAACGTCTTGTCCAGCAGatctttctttttaattttGTACTGAGAGGAAAACAGCAAAGTGAAATAAACAGGTGTGAAAATGCATTCATGTCCTGTACAGGGGAAGAAAAAATCTGCGTTGTGTTCCAGGCTTATCagactgtaccactgtctctgTGTCAACAACAGGTAAGTAAAAAAGTGTTAAGGACAAAGTAGGTCAACAGTATGTGCACAAGATCCCAAGCACAGCTCTCCACACTATTCAGAAGGCTCTGTGTAAGTACACACCCTGAGTGATTCAACATAAACTGGGTTGTTTGTGTTCTTCTTAATGGAGGTCTTCATTTTAGTACGCCGGAACTTATCCGGGAAGAGGTATGTCTTCACATAACTGTCAGGAACAAACAGAAGAACTCCTAAGTACAGTTAGTGTTCACAAAGTAATTTCATTTATTGCTGTCATATTATCGTAATTAAACAAGAAGCATTTTGCAGAAAGAAGACTGCATGGAATCCATGGCACTTTTCACACTTGGTtgtggtacatacacacactagtaatttaattaaatgaattaaaaacaaCTCAGATTTTTACAGATACAATAACTATATTGCACTTTTCTGTGGATTTCCATAATACTGAATATCTCATAACCCATTAGGCATTTAAGGTTGTGGACTGTTGTTCTTGAAAGGAACTTACGGGTTTGTGCGTTGTTTGCGTGTACTGCCATAGGCCAGGTCCTGGCATTGTTCCACCATGAGGATAAGTTCCTCAGCCGGGCTGTACATCATTGCAAACTCAACCGCACCCTGGACCACCACATTCCCATAATCCCCGGCGTCGCTGTAGATACTCAACAGACTGCCTGTGCGCTGAGGACAGAGATCaacagagttcagagttcagttcCCGAAAGACCACAACTATGAGTCTCTAAAATTATTCACATCTCAAAATTATTGCAgtagtaaacaaaacaaatatttattttccccaAAGGACATGGACTCCATGAAACATAAATGTCCTTAAAACACCCTCATGTTCAAGGGCCTTCAAGGTCAACATGCAACTTGCGTCTCGTTGCATATCATGTCAAATAGGATGGGAACAGTTTAATGTAATTGTAAACCTAAACAGAATGGATGTAAAGGTCTTATTCACCCCTGAGAGAGATAATGCATTAGATAGGTGACTCTTCCTGGCTGAAAGATCAGACCCATAGCTGGACACGGAGCTTTGGTCATCATCTGTGTCCAGAGCCTCATCCTGAAACAAAGAGTATGCACTGCATGAACACTAATGGCATATATAGtgcaaacccaaacacacaatacatatgATATATGTAAGAATGTGCAGGGCACATAAATAACATGCTGAATACATGCTAATATATTTATGCTAAATACATAACCATAATAACAAAAGAACATCCAGAAACCATGCAGATCTATAGATGGACAGAACGTACTAATTAAAGCATatatagaacatagaacatgcaacatgtactatacacaaaacacatggcATAGACGGCACACAGCATGGAACACACTGGACGAAAGAGGTGGATCATTGAGAACACAGATCACTAAGAGCTTATATTACCTAGAAAACATACGAAATACCtagaaaacatgaaaataagTTCACCTGGCAtgtaatatgtgtatgtgcagtgaaacaaataaatacaaatatcaatttTAATATAGATGTGTACTTTGTGAATAGAAACATGTATGTGCGTTATCTGTGAGATcttaaacaacacaacacacagacctcccATTCAGCAGAGGATGCAATGATCCCTTTGGTTCCGTCAGGTTTTGCTTGTGCTGGTGTGGACCTCTGCTCTCCCCctagaacagaaaaaaatatcctGTCTATGTCTgatatgcacacaaaaaaaataaaaaaattattgtACTACTACTTTTTAGGTGCAAAAAAGTGTATACTGCAGAAATGAGTGCACACTGTTGTAGGCACATAACAATAACTATTCTACAAAAAAATGAGTGCATATTATTGTTATAGGCACACAAGCCCTAGTGAAATACCCCCTTAAAGTGACTCAGCATTAAGAGGATTGGTTTGGGCCCAAAGGCCTGGGTGAATCAGGGAAGCCTGACACGTATGCCACACAAATGGAGAC
Above is a window of Clupea harengus chromosome 14, Ch_v2.0.2, whole genome shotgun sequence DNA encoding:
- the si:ch211-266g18.6 gene encoding synaptotagmin-like protein 2 isoform X2 gives rise to the protein MKPSNVFPELLDLSFLSAEEEEAILKVLQRDENLRKNDTGRLRRLKATTPDPQQLRVKTGEWFEDLKAERYGQPCDITTVVKSSMRKKRTPAHKTNPFMDYAATEDRGSGEVINSKPEDQPTPSVQLGNGNYKIPAIVILPSEGIQGGEQRSTPAQAKPDGTKGIIASSAEWEDEALDTDDDQSSVSSYGSDLSARKSHLSNALSLSGRTGSLLSIYSDAGDYGNVVVQGAVEFAMMYSPAEELILMVEQCQDLAYGSTRKQRTNPYVKTYLFPDKFRRTKMKTSIKKNTNNPVYVESLRYKIKKKDLLDKTLNLSIWHHDSRGRNVFLGQVELSLKTWDWGHEALTWYNLQPKGGEGMESQDYRGTLFVALKYIPAVATGGSKPATGEIHVWLKEAKDLCQLKSHSVDSFVKCYMLPDTSKKSRQKTRVVKKSQSPVYNHAMVFDGFRAGEVREACCELTVWDHHKLSNQFLGGVRICSGTGESYGKKVDWMDSVNQEVEIWERMLSKPNDWVEGILPLRSSMTPRK